In Anaerobranca gottschalkii DSM 13577, the DNA window TATAATCTTTTCTGCTATTCTAATTCCGTCTACAGCTGCCGATATTATTCCCCCAGCATAGCCTGCCCCTTCGCCACAGGGATATATTCCTTTTATATTGCTTTGATACGTTTCATCCCTAAGTATCCTTATTGGTGAAGAACTACGGGTTTCTACACCTGTTAAAATTGCATCTTTGTAAGCAAACCCTTTAAGCTTTTTATCAAAATCTAAAATAGCTTCTTTTAAAGTATTAACTACATATTCTGGCAGCACATCCTTTAGATTTGCCATTTTAACCCCTTTTTTGTAAGTAGGTACTACTGACCTATATTCTTTACTTTCTTTATCCTGTAAAAAATCCCCTACTAATTGGGCCGGAGCAAAATAATTTCCTCCCCCTATTTGAAAGGCCTTTCTTTCCCATTTTCTTTGAAATTCTATACCAGCTAGGGGATGACTAGTTTCAAAATCTTTTGGTGTTATCCCCACTAATAAAGCACTGTTGGCATTTTCTCCATCCCTTGAATGATAACTCATACCATTTGTCACAACTCCACCTTCTTCAGAAGCCGCTGCTACTACTAATCCTCCAGGACACATACAAAAGGTGTAAGCACTTCTCCCATTAGGAGAATGATATGCCAGCTTATATTCAGCTGCACCTAAACGGGGATGTCCAGCAAACTTCTTATACTGGGCCTTATTAATTAAACTTTGTGGATGTTCGATTCTGACTCCTATGCTAAAGGCCTTTTGTTCGATGTTTAACCCTTTATTATAGAGAACTTGAAAAGTATCCCTTGCACTATGACCTAAAGCTAATACTAAAACTTGGGCTGGAATTTCACCTTTATTTGTTTTAATTCCATATATTTTCCCATCCTTTATCAATAAGTCCTCTAATTTAGTATTAAAATAGACCTTTCCTCCATTTGCTATAATTTGTTGTCTGATATTTTTTACTACAAACTTTAAAATATCAGTCCCCACATGGGGTTTATAACTATAGAGAATTTCTTCTGGTGCTCCCCCTTTTACCATCTCTTCTAATACTTTTCTGCATCTTTTATCTTTAATTAAAGTAGTAAGTTTTCCATCGGAAAAGGTACCAGCTCCCCCTTCACCAAATTGTACATTACTCTCAGTATTTAAAATCCCTTCTCTCCAAAATTTTTCTACCCTTTCCGTCCTTTTTTCAACATCTTCCCCCCGCTCAATGATTATAGGGTTATATCCCAATTGGGAAAGAATAAGACCGCAAAACAAACCGGCAGGCCCAGCTCCCACAATTACTGGAGGGTTTTCTAATCTTCTACTACCTATCTCTGGATAATTATAGCTATAGTCAGGAGTTAAATTATACCCTTTTTTTACTAGTATTTCTTCTAATCTATCTCCTACCTCTACATCTACTGTATAAACAAAATAAATCATCTCTTCTTTTCTAGCATCTATCGATTCTTTAAAAATTTTATAACTCCTGATCTCCTTTTTGGGTATATTTAAAGTTTTAGCTATTAGTTTAGGTAAAACTTCATCTTTATTTTGTTCTATTGATAGTTTAAGATTTGATAATCTCAACATTTCTTACTCTCCTTTTATCTTTCTAAAATTATTGCTTTAATTATATTACTATTTGTCTTTAAAAACAATTCATGTATAAAAGAAAAAATAATGAGCTAGACTATTAACGGAAAACAAAATTACGCTAAAACAAGCAGATATTTAAAGAAATATTTAGAAAAACAAAGAAATAATTCTATATTTTAAATTAATATTAGTTTTTTCCAGTTTACAATCAATTTTAACCGTAAATAGACTTTGATTAAAAAAATATACTATGATATATAATAATTAGAAAGTCAAAGAAAGTCAAAGTCAAAAATATTTAAGGAGGTGTTGTTTATGTTTGGTTTAACTCCCTTTAGAAGAAGAAACGAAATGGTACCTCACACTAAAGACATTTTTGACAACATTGATACTATGTTTGAAAACTTTTTAAATGATTCCTTTTTCCCTTCCCTCTATAAAAACAGTAATTATATGAAAGTGGATATTAAGGAAAAGGAAAATGAGTACATTGTTGAAGCAGAACTTCCCGGTGTAAATAAAGAACAGATTAATATTGATGTAAGAAACGACCGTTTAACAATTTCAGTTGAACAACGGGAAGAAATTAATGAAGAAAAACATAATTTCATTCGTAGAGAAAGACGATATGGTTCTATGACCCGTTCCTTTATGGTAGATAATGTAGATGAAGAAAAAATTAAAGCCAGCTTAAGAAATGGTGTCTTGACTATCATCTTACCCAAAAAAGAACCTAATAAACCCCTAGGCAGAAGAATTGAAATTGAATAACAAAAATAACTCCCCTATTTGGGGAGTTATTTTTGTTCCATAAGTTTAGCATGTACTACTAATCTAGCATTATCGAATTCATAACTACAGGTAGAGAGGGTTAAGATTTTATCTGTAATACCTAGTTCAACTTCCTTTTTAAATATCGAGTTTTTTCTAGTATACTGAAGAAACTGAAGGTATTCTTCTTCTGTAGAAAAGTTTGGGGTTATATAATAACTGTTAGCTTCCGTTACATAAATAGAATATACTTTAAAAATATAATTTCCTTCCCTTGTTTTTAAATAAATTTTATCATTATTGTTAAAAAAATCCTTATCCCTAAATTTAGTTAAATGGGCAAACATCGAGCCATCCCTCATTCTATGGCCATAGATGATGGTATTTTGGTCAAAATCTATGGGGTTGTTCCGATAATCCATAAAAATTGCCCCACCTCTGTTTCTAACTCCATTAAAATTGATATTGAGGTAGTAATGGTTGTCTACTCCTTGAACAACAGGATAATCAATATTGGAATTCTCTATAAATATCCAAGCTACTGTATCTGGATTTATTTCTAATAGTTTATCGAACAATTTTTCATTAGGATTTTCATGTTCATTGGGACTTTCGGTATCTTCTTTTTCCCCAATATTTAATGATTGTTGATATATCTCCCTGACCTGTTGATAATCCCTAGAGTTTCTATAATACTGATATAACCCCCATAAACCTTGGGTACTGCTATAAATAAATATCCCCAATACCAAAAAATAAACTGCTTTTTTTAACATTCCCCTCACATCCATAAGTTTATAAAAATTTGGCAAACTTCTCTAATTCTTGAACTTCGTTGACCAATTCATCTACCAAGGCATTTACCTCTTCGGTAGCAGCCATTTGCTCTTCACTAATAGCACTAACTTCGTGAATAGAATTGATCATAGTACCAACTAATTCCCTTAAAATAGCTACTATATTTTTTACCTGTGATGCCGATTTAATGGTCTCATCTGAAAGTCTCCTTATTTCTTCTGCCACTACAATAAAACCCCTGCCATGTTCTCCAGAACGGGCCGCTTCGATGGCAGCATTTAAGCCTAATAATTTTGTTTGTTTGGAAATATTATCTATTAACTTTAAAATATCCTCTGTTTTATCTAGTGCTTCCTTTACTTCCGATGTAGAAGAGGCAATTTTTTCACTATTTTCTGCTA includes these proteins:
- a CDS encoding NAD(P)/FAD-dependent oxidoreductase, which translates into the protein MLRLSNLKLSIEQNKDEVLPKLIAKTLNIPKKEIRSYKIFKESIDARKEEMIYFVYTVDVEVGDRLEEILVKKGYNLTPDYSYNYPEIGSRRLENPPVIVGAGPAGLFCGLILSQLGYNPIIIERGEDVEKRTERVEKFWREGILNTESNVQFGEGGAGTFSDGKLTTLIKDKRCRKVLEEMVKGGAPEEILYSYKPHVGTDILKFVVKNIRQQIIANGGKVYFNTKLEDLLIKDGKIYGIKTNKGEIPAQVLVLALGHSARDTFQVLYNKGLNIEQKAFSIGVRIEHPQSLINKAQYKKFAGHPRLGAAEYKLAYHSPNGRSAYTFCMCPGGLVVAAASEEGGVVTNGMSYHSRDGENANSALLVGITPKDFETSHPLAGIEFQRKWERKAFQIGGGNYFAPAQLVGDFLQDKESKEYRSVVPTYKKGVKMANLKDVLPEYVVNTLKEAILDFDKKLKGFAYKDAILTGVETRSSSPIRILRDETYQSNIKGIYPCGEGAGYAGGIISAAVDGIRIAEKIISEWRFQ
- a CDS encoding Hsp20/alpha crystallin family protein — protein: MFGLTPFRRRNEMVPHTKDIFDNIDTMFENFLNDSFFPSLYKNSNYMKVDIKEKENEYIVEAELPGVNKEQINIDVRNDRLTISVEQREEINEEKHNFIRRERRYGSMTRSFMVDNVDEEKIKASLRNGVLTIILPKKEPNKPLGRRIEIE
- the srtB gene encoding class B sortase; this translates as MLKKAVYFLVLGIFIYSSTQGLWGLYQYYRNSRDYQQVREIYQQSLNIGEKEDTESPNEHENPNEKLFDKLLEINPDTVAWIFIENSNIDYPVVQGVDNHYYLNINFNGVRNRGGAIFMDYRNNPIDFDQNTIIYGHRMRDGSMFAHLTKFRDKDFFNNNDKIYLKTREGNYIFKVYSIYVTEANSYYITPNFSTEEEYLQFLQYTRKNSIFKKEVELGITDKILTLSTCSYEFDNARLVVHAKLMEQK